The window CAACATCTTCGCGTCGTAAGCCTTGAAGGAGGCAAAGCCGCCTTGATGTGTTTTGGGTTTCGGTTGAGGATTCGCGCCTCCGTACCCGCAAATTGCCCGTGATATCGGAGGCTAAATAGATGGCGGATTCGGTGACCACTTCTCAATCGCCTTGGGGTAGTCCGGAAGCGGCTACGATCAACCACTTCTCCGTTTTGGTCGACGTTGCAGTAATGGCTCCCGACATCGCCGAGGCCGATGCCGATTCTGATATCAACCTTGGCTTGCCAGTGTAGAACTTCAGCAATGGTCCTTGCGCCGAACTATAAGGTCACGCTCAGCACCTTCCAGCCCCTCGTTCGACTCGTTGATGAAGGCGGGCAAGCTAACGCTTATGCATGGCAGCCGAGGGATTGGTTTTTGCTGAAGACTCTCGCTACCGTAATTTCGCATACTCTGCCTTCGCTTCCTCAAAGATTGGAATGCCGGGATCGGCGTCTTTCCACAGGGTCAGAAAGTCCTTGTAGCCTGTGCCTGCTTTTTCCTTGTCTCCGGCAAGCACGTAAGCCCGTCCTAGTTGTAACTTTCCAAGGGCACCTATCGGGTCGCTTACCACTATCCCGGGGTGGTCGAGTATCTTCGTGAATTCGGCTACGGCTTTTTCTCCTTGACCGGCGTCAAGGTAAGCTCGACCCCGCACATAGGCTGGATAGAAACTACCTGCGCCCAGAAGGATTTCGGAGCCTCCGGAAGAGACGATACCGATCTCATACGGGGCTGCCGTTTGCAGGAATTCTATGGCCTTCGCTGGCTCGTGGTGGTTCAAAGCAAGGAGGGCTCTAAGCGTGGGTTCATAATTGAACCTAATCTTCGTGTCCTTTGGAAAGCGCTTCAGGATATCAGCCATCAAAGTTTGAGGTTGAGAGGATTCGCCCGCTAGAGCTAGTGCGAAGGCGACTCCATACTCAACATCGCGGCTATTGGAAAGCTGGAGTGCCGCGGTGGCACTCTGCCGTGCCATCGATGCATTTCCGAATAACGCTTCCCGCAATGCGGAATCAGTTTCGTACAACGCCTCTGTTTCTCTCCGGTTCGAAGCTCGAGCAAGATCCGCAGCCCTGCGTGACATCTTTTTTGCCTCACCCAAATGACCGAAATAAGCGAGAGCGTAGCCTTCGGCGTTGGACATCCAATCTTCTGCGCCAGTTCCCTCGTGAGCCTGAGCTGCTTCACGCTTCATCTCTGCGGTGTCGCCTCTAAGAAAGGCGATCACATATCGCTGAATAGCAAAATCGGGTATGTCTAATTTCCGTTCAGAGGCTCGTCGAAGGACAGCTTGCGCTTCATTAAGACGATTGAGGGCAACATCGCTTAAAGCGAGATTGCTATAAATGATGGCAGCATCAGGATCAAGTCTGATGGCCAAGTCAGCTTCGCGAAGCGACCTCTCGAAGTGTCCCCGGTTGAGCGAGATAGCTCCTGTCAAAAAGCCATGCGGCGCTAAAGCACGAGGGTACGCCTGCATCCATAGTTCACAGGTTTGCTCTGCCCTCTCCAAGTCACCCTCGACTTGTTTATGGTACGAAGCCGTAATAAAGTACTTCTCTTCGTCACCTGCTCGATCTCGGAGCTCATACGCTTTGGCAGTATTTTCGGCGGAGAGTGTGGATTCACCTATATCACCATACGCACGTCCAAGCGCCGCATACGCGATCGCGAATTTCGGATCTACCTCGATCGCGTGTTTGA is drawn from Edaphobacter lichenicola and contains these coding sequences:
- a CDS encoding winged helix-turn-helix domain-containing protein, giving the protein MDSHELFKQGRKVKLQGQPFEVLVALLNRRGEVVSRDELQQKIWPSESVGDFDQGLNRAINKVREALGDSAASPQFVETLPRLGYRFVGLIQEENDSEPEAGNPQTTSTLILPPNQKRGWASKSRLAVGAVAVLALLIAGYFYIHHPSKLTDRDTIVLADFTNTTGDRVFDDTLRQGLTVQLGQSPFLSLISDERIHHVLPLMGQPPDARLTPELAREICERTMSAAVLDGSIASLGSQYVLGLRALNCRTGETIDEEQVQAARKEDVLNALSHIASRFRGQAGESLKTLEKYDAPLEEVTTPSLEALKAYSAGWKVLFSSGSTAALPFFKHAIEVDPKFAIAYAALGRAYGDIGESTLSAENTAKAYELRDRAGDEEKYFITASYHKQVEGDLERAEQTCELWMQAYPRALAPHGFLTGAISLNRGHFERSLREADLAIRLDPDAAIIYSNLALSDVALNRLNEAQAVLRRASERKLDIPDFAIQRYVIAFLRGDTAEMKREAAQAHEGTGAEDWMSNAEGYALAYFGHLGEAKKMSRRAADLARASNRRETEALYETDSALREALFGNASMARQSATAALQLSNSRDVEYGVAFALALAGESSQPQTLMADILKRFPKDTKIRFNYEPTLRALLALNHHEPAKAIEFLQTAAPYEIGIVSSGGSEILLGAGSFYPAYVRGRAYLDAGQGEKAVAEFTKILDHPGIVVSDPIGALGKLQLGRAYVLAGDKEKAGTGYKDFLTLWKDADPGIPIFEEAKAEYAKLR